In one Paracoccus everestensis genomic region, the following are encoded:
- the rlmJ gene encoding 23S rRNA (adenine(2030)-N(6))-methyltransferase RlmJ has product MLSYQHAYHAGNLADLHKHALLAVALDYLTRKDKPLSYLETHAGRGLYRLDGAEAAKTGEARAGIQRAEAEGWLPPDHPLLGTLAQVRRSYGPQAYPGSPLIAAHFLRRGDSAHLAELHPGEYDALTHVAAFAALHRQDGFQMAQAICPPTPRRGLILIDPSYEVKTDYTAIPRQIGLIARKWNVGVIALWYPILTDNRHLPMLDALTAAHPGALRSEVRFPPARPGHSMIGSGLWMLNAPFGLVDEAARLDAIFRRNA; this is encoded by the coding sequence ATGCTCAGTTACCAACACGCCTATCACGCGGGAAACCTGGCCGACTTGCACAAGCACGCGCTGCTGGCCGTCGCCCTGGATTACCTGACCCGCAAGGACAAGCCGTTGTCCTATCTGGAAACCCATGCCGGACGCGGGCTTTACCGGCTGGACGGGGCCGAGGCCGCCAAGACCGGCGAAGCCCGCGCCGGCATTCAGCGGGCCGAGGCCGAAGGCTGGCTGCCCCCCGATCACCCCCTTCTGGGCACCCTGGCACAGGTCCGGCGCAGTTACGGCCCGCAGGCCTATCCGGGATCGCCGCTGATCGCCGCGCATTTCCTGCGCCGGGGGGATTCCGCGCATCTGGCGGAACTGCACCCTGGCGAATACGACGCCTTGACCCATGTGGCGGCCTTTGCCGCTTTGCATCGGCAGGACGGGTTCCAGATGGCGCAGGCGATCTGCCCGCCGACCCCCCGGCGCGGGCTGATCCTGATCGACCCCAGTTACGAGGTGAAGACGGATTACACGGCGATCCCCCGTCAGATCGGGTTGATTGCGCGCAAATGGAACGTGGGCGTCATTGCGCTGTGGTATCCGATTCTGACCGATAACCGCCACCTGCCGATGCTGGACGCGCTGACCGCCGCCCACCCCGGCGCCCTGCGATCCGAGGTGAGGTTTCCACCCGCCCGACCCGGCCACTCGATGATCGGGTCGGGCCTGTGGATGCTGAACGCCCCCTTTGGCCTGGTGGACGAAGCCGCGCGCCTGGACGCCATCTTCCGCCGCAATGCGTAA
- a CDS encoding pyruvate dehydrogenase complex E1 component subunit beta — translation MATEILMPALSPTMEEGTLAKWLKKEGDAVKSGDIIAEIETDKATMEFEAVDEGILGKILIAEGSQGVKVNTPIAVLIEEGESTDDVKAEAPAAAAPAEAKSEAPAASAVEQVKTPEPDRSPDWPEGTKMKTMTVREALREAMAEEMERDETVFLMGEEVGEYQGAYKISQGLLDRFGPRRVVDTPISEIGFAGIGTGAALAGLRPIVEFMTFNFSMQAMDHIINSAAKTLYMSGGQMGCPIVFRGPNGAAARVGAQHSQDYAAWYSSIPGLKVVMPYSAADAKGLMKQAIRDPNPVIFLENEILYGRSFEVPDLPDFTIPFGKARIARTGKDVTIISFGIGMAHSLEAADKLAQEGIEAEVIDLRTLRPIDYATIIESVKKTNRVVTVEEGFPVGSIGNHLSAYIMENAFDYLDAPVINCTGKDVPMPYAANLEKLALITSAEVVEAVKKVTYR, via the coding sequence ATGGCTACTGAAATCCTGATGCCCGCCCTGTCCCCCACGATGGAGGAGGGCACGCTGGCGAAATGGCTGAAGAAGGAAGGCGACGCGGTCAAATCCGGCGACATCATCGCCGAGATCGAGACCGACAAGGCGACCATGGAATTCGAGGCCGTGGATGAGGGCATCCTGGGCAAGATCCTGATTGCCGAAGGCTCGCAAGGGGTCAAGGTGAACACCCCCATCGCCGTCCTGATCGAGGAAGGCGAATCCACCGACGACGTGAAGGCCGAGGCACCTGCCGCCGCCGCCCCGGCCGAGGCAAAATCCGAAGCCCCGGCCGCCTCCGCTGTCGAACAGGTCAAGACCCCCGAACCAGACCGCAGCCCGGACTGGCCGGAAGGCACCAAGATGAAGACCATGACCGTGCGGGAAGCCCTGCGCGAGGCCATGGCCGAGGAAATGGAGCGCGACGAAACCGTCTTCCTGATGGGCGAGGAAGTCGGCGAATACCAGGGCGCCTACAAGATCAGCCAAGGGTTGCTGGACCGGTTCGGCCCGCGCCGCGTGGTGGACACCCCCATCAGCGAGATCGGCTTCGCGGGCATCGGCACCGGCGCCGCCCTGGCCGGCCTGCGCCCCATCGTCGAGTTCATGACCTTCAACTTCTCCATGCAGGCGATGGACCACATCATCAACTCGGCCGCCAAGACCCTGTATATGTCGGGCGGCCAGATGGGCTGCCCCATCGTGTTCCGCGGCCCGAACGGCGCCGCCGCCCGCGTCGGTGCCCAGCACAGTCAGGATTACGCGGCCTGGTATTCCTCGATCCCCGGCCTCAAGGTGGTGATGCCCTACAGCGCAGCGGATGCGAAAGGGTTGATGAAGCAGGCGATCCGCGATCCGAACCCGGTCATCTTCCTGGAAAACGAGATCCTCTATGGCCGGTCCTTCGAAGTGCCGGACCTGCCGGACTTCACCATCCCCTTCGGCAAGGCCCGCATCGCGCGCACAGGCAAGGACGTGACGATCATCAGCTTCGGCATCGGCATGGCCCATTCGCTTGAAGCCGCCGACAAGCTGGCCCAGGAGGGGATCGAGGCCGAGGTGATCGACCTGCGCACCCTGCGCCCCATCGACTATGCCACGATCATCGAATCGGTGAAGAAGACCAACCGCGTGGTGACGGTCGAGGAAGGTTTCCCCGTCGGATCCATCGGCAACCACCTGTCGGCCTATATCATGGAAAACGCCTTCGATTACCTGGACGCGCCGGTGATCAACTGCACCGGCAAGGACGTGCCCATGCCTTACGCCGCCAACCTGGAAAAACTGGCCCTGATCACCTCTGCCGAGGTCGTCGAGGCAGTCAAGAAAGTCACCTACCGCTAA
- the rsmH gene encoding 16S rRNA (cytosine(1402)-N(4))-methyltransferase RsmH, which translates to MADPHIPVLLAPLLRAVAPVSGTWLDGTFGAGGYARGLLEAGAGRVIGVDRDPLAFHMAAPWAGEYGDRLRLVEGTFSDLDQLAGESLDGVVLDLGVSSMQLDLAERGFSFLRDGPLDMRMDQAGPSAADLLNGADESVIADVLYHYGEERAARRIARAIVAARPLTRTAQLAEVVSSCLPRPKPGQSHPATRSFQAIRIWVNDEFRQLVDGLSAAERALKPGGKLAVVSFHSLEDRIVKRFMQARSNSAGGGSRYAPVQDMAPAAFAMPFRRAIGPDPDEESANPRARSALLRVAVRTDAPAGDVDADALAMPRLPKGGH; encoded by the coding sequence GTGGCGGATCCGCATATTCCCGTTCTGCTGGCCCCTTTGTTGCGCGCGGTGGCGCCTGTGTCCGGCACTTGGCTGGACGGCACCTTCGGCGCGGGCGGATACGCGCGCGGCCTGCTGGAGGCGGGTGCCGGGCGGGTAATCGGCGTGGACCGCGATCCCTTGGCCTTTCACATGGCGGCACCCTGGGCTGGCGAATACGGCGACCGGCTGCGTCTGGTCGAGGGGACGTTTTCCGATCTGGATCAACTTGCGGGCGAATCGCTGGACGGCGTGGTGCTGGACCTGGGCGTCAGTTCGATGCAGCTGGATCTGGCCGAACGGGGCTTTTCCTTTTTGCGCGACGGCCCACTGGATATGCGGATGGACCAGGCCGGGCCTTCCGCCGCCGATCTGCTGAACGGTGCGGACGAATCGGTGATCGCCGACGTGCTGTATCATTACGGCGAGGAACGCGCCGCCCGCCGCATCGCCCGCGCCATCGTTGCAGCCCGCCCCCTGACCCGCACGGCACAGTTAGCCGAGGTGGTGTCATCCTGCCTGCCGCGCCCCAAGCCCGGCCAGAGCCATCCGGCGACCCGCAGCTTCCAGGCGATCCGCATCTGGGTGAACGACGAGTTCCGGCAACTGGTCGATGGCCTGTCGGCGGCCGAGCGTGCCTTGAAGCCCGGCGGCAAGCTGGCCGTGGTCAGCTTTCATTCGCTGGAAGATCGGATCGTCAAACGCTTCATGCAGGCGCGGTCGAACAGCGCCGGCGGCGGCAGTCGCTATGCCCCCGTGCAGGACATGGCGCCCGCCGCCTTTGCCATGCCCTTCCGCCGCGCCATCGGTCCCGACCCGGACGAGGAATCGGCCAACCCGCGTGCCCGGTCCGCCTTGCTGCGCGTGGCCGTCCGCACCGATGCCCCCGCCGGTGACGTGGATGCGGATGCCTTGGCGATGCCGCGCCTGCCAAAGGGGGGACATTGA
- a CDS encoding division/cell wall cluster transcriptional repressor MraZ, with product MARKFRGTESVKVDGKGRMSIPARLRRVFDAGDPAFATANTGRTQLVAVYGPDWWNWIELYTIDAIEEIDEQIDKLTRGSPQRRWLEMLMNGQSTDLEIDREGRLVLPQKLREKLGFTEGAETIFESRGDYIQVYHPDTRPKDVAALEDFTAQHGPEFDPRSFLDQMDEG from the coding sequence GTGGCGCGGAAATTCAGAGGCACTGAATCCGTCAAGGTCGATGGCAAGGGTCGAATGTCGATTCCGGCCCGGCTGCGCCGCGTGTTCGATGCCGGAGATCCTGCCTTTGCCACAGCCAATACAGGGCGCACGCAGCTGGTCGCCGTTTACGGTCCCGACTGGTGGAACTGGATCGAGCTTTACACCATCGACGCCATTGAGGAAATCGACGAGCAGATCGACAAGCTGACGCGCGGCAGCCCGCAGCGCCGCTGGCTGGAAATGCTGATGAACGGCCAGTCCACCGATCTGGAAATCGACCGCGAGGGTCGGCTGGTCCTGCCCCAGAAGCTGCGCGAAAAGCTGGGCTTTACAGAAGGCGCCGAGACGATCTTCGAATCGCGTGGCGATTATATCCAGGTTTATCACCCCGACACGCGTCCCAAGGACGTCGCGGCCTTGGAGGATTTCACGGCCCAGCACGGTCCCGAATTCGATCCCCGGTCCTTCCTGGACCAGATGGACGAGGGCTAG
- a CDS encoding Mrp/NBP35 family ATP-binding protein has product MSVNREAALREISDIVLPDGRTLEKADLVRAFSVDGDTVRFVLEVADAGVARSMAPVEAEAKRRLEAMPGVGKVQIVMTAPAGKSAPAQPAPAQPVRSSGAAPSLQIGRHPTAQAGPQPIPGVKSIIAIGSGKGGVGKSTVTSNLAVALARAGRRVGLLDADIYGPSQPRMMGISGRPASPDGQHIEPLHAHGVTVMSIGLMLKEGEAVVWRGPMLMGAMQQMLQQVNWGELDALLIDLPPGTGDVQLSLCQKAAVTGAIIVSTPQDVALLDARRAIDMFNKLKAPVLGLVENMSTYVCPNCGHEAHLFGHGGVAAEARQLGLPFLGELPLELDVRLAGDSGRPVALGEGATAQAYARLADRLIRDGIA; this is encoded by the coding sequence ATGTCCGTGAACCGCGAAGCTGCCCTTAGGGAAATCTCTGACATCGTTCTGCCGGACGGCCGGACCCTGGAAAAAGCTGACTTGGTGCGGGCTTTTTCCGTCGATGGCGATACCGTCAGATTCGTGCTGGAGGTGGCGGACGCGGGTGTTGCGCGCAGCATGGCCCCGGTCGAGGCCGAAGCCAAGCGGCGGCTGGAGGCCATGCCGGGCGTGGGCAAGGTCCAGATCGTCATGACGGCCCCTGCCGGCAAGTCCGCGCCTGCGCAGCCCGCGCCTGCGCAGCCCGTGCGCAGTTCCGGTGCGGCGCCCTCCTTGCAGATCGGGCGCCACCCGACCGCGCAGGCTGGACCCCAGCCGATTCCCGGCGTGAAAAGCATCATCGCCATCGGGTCGGGCAAGGGCGGCGTGGGCAAGTCCACCGTCACGTCTAATCTGGCGGTTGCGCTTGCGCGTGCGGGACGCCGGGTGGGGCTGCTGGACGCAGATATCTATGGCCCCTCGCAGCCGCGCATGATGGGCATATCCGGCCGTCCCGCCAGCCCCGACGGCCAGCATATCGAACCGCTGCACGCCCATGGCGTCACCGTCATGTCCATCGGCCTGATGCTGAAGGAAGGCGAGGCGGTCGTCTGGCGCGGTCCCATGCTGATGGGCGCCATGCAGCAGATGCTGCAACAGGTGAACTGGGGCGAACTGGACGCGCTGCTGATCGATTTGCCCCCCGGCACGGGCGACGTGCAGCTGAGCCTGTGCCAGAAGGCCGCCGTCACCGGGGCCATCATCGTGTCCACCCCCCAGGATGTGGCGCTGCTGGATGCCCGGCGCGCCATCGACATGTTCAACAAGCTGAAGGCCCCCGTCCTGGGCCTAGTCGAGAATATGTCCACCTATGTTTGTCCCAATTGCGGCCATGAGGCGCATCTGTTCGGCCATGGCGGCGTGGCGGCCGAGGCGCGGCAACTGGGCCTGCCGTTCCTGGGTGAACTGCCCCTGGAACTGGATGTCCGCCTTGCGGGCGATTCGGGGCGGCCCGTGGCGCTTGGCGAAGGGGCGACCGCGCAGGCTTATGCCCGGCTTGCCGACCGGCTGATCCGGGATGGCATTGCCTGA
- a CDS encoding DUF1127 domain-containing protein produces the protein MAAIAHTHNAAASTGIAGRLMAAIQHMQENRARRAIYRQTVRELNVLTNRNLADLGINRAMIGRLAHEAAWGAK, from the coding sequence ATGGCTGCTATCGCCCACACTCACAACGCCGCCGCCAGCACTGGCATTGCCGGCCGTTTGATGGCCGCGATCCAGCACATGCAGGAAAACCGTGCCCGCCGTGCGATCTATCGCCAGACGGTGCGTGAACTGAACGTGCTGACCAACCGCAACCTGGCCGACCTGGGCATCAACCGCGCGATGATCGGTCGCCTGGCCCATGAAGCCGCCTGGGGCGCGAAGTAA
- the ftsL gene encoding cell division protein FtsL, with the protein MRPLTYLACALLVMGLAFWAYRENYRTQAALGEMSQIQREIAGLREDLGVLRAEWAYLNRPERLRELVDLNFDRLQLIPREAGQAVGLGHIDYPKPPAPPESDPQAVPGDAAAPQE; encoded by the coding sequence ATGCGTCCCCTGACCTATCTGGCCTGCGCGCTGCTGGTCATGGGCCTGGCCTTCTGGGCTTATCGCGAAAACTACCGCACCCAGGCTGCCTTGGGCGAGATGAGCCAGATCCAGCGGGAAATCGCAGGATTGAGAGAGGATCTGGGCGTCTTGCGCGCCGAATGGGCCTATCTGAACCGCCCCGAACGGCTGCGCGAACTGGTGGATCTGAATTTTGACCGCCTGCAACTGATCCCGCGGGAAGCGGGGCAGGCGGTGGGTCTGGGCCATATCGACTATCCCAAGCCGCCCGCGCCGCCGGAATCCGACCCCCAAGCCGTTCCCGGCGACGCCGCCGCCCCCCAGGAGTGA
- a CDS encoding pyruvate dehydrogenase complex dihydrolipoamide acetyltransferase, producing the protein MPTEILMPALSPTMEEGTLAKWLVKEGDAVKSGDIIAEIETDKATMEFEAVDEGTIGKLLITEGSAGVKVNTPIAVLLEEGEDASAASSPAPAATAPAAAPIAAEEKAAAEKGYGDPIGAPVAGDASPAKAAPDKAAGGNRVFASPLARRIAAEKGIDLSGITGTGPRGRIVKADVEGAKPGAVKPAAVSATAPTAAPTTTPAPAAQAPKAPSADTILKMYADRETTEMPLDGMRRTIAARLSEAKQTIPHFYLRRSAKLDELMTFRAMLNKQLESRGVKLSVNDFIIKACALALQQVPDANAVWAGDRILKLKPSDVAVAVAIEGGLFTPVLKDAHQKTLSALSAEMKDLANRAKTKKLAPHEYQGGSFAISNLGMFGIENFDAVINPPHGAILAVGAGIQTPVVEKGEVVVRNVMSMTLSVDHRVIDGALGAQLLEAIVNHLENPMGMLA; encoded by the coding sequence ATGCCGACAGAAATCCTGATGCCCGCGCTGTCCCCCACGATGGAGGAAGGGACGCTGGCCAAATGGCTGGTGAAGGAAGGCGATGCCGTCAAGTCCGGCGACATCATCGCCGAGATCGAGACCGACAAGGCCACGATGGAGTTCGAGGCCGTCGATGAAGGCACCATCGGCAAGCTGCTGATCACCGAGGGCAGCGCGGGGGTCAAGGTCAACACCCCCATCGCCGTGCTGCTGGAGGAAGGCGAGGACGCGTCAGCCGCGTCCAGCCCTGCCCCTGCTGCTACGGCCCCTGCCGCCGCGCCCATTGCTGCCGAGGAAAAGGCTGCCGCCGAAAAGGGCTATGGCGATCCCATCGGCGCCCCGGTCGCAGGCGACGCATCGCCCGCAAAGGCCGCGCCCGACAAGGCAGCCGGCGGGAACCGCGTCTTCGCGTCGCCCCTGGCCCGTCGCATCGCCGCCGAAAAGGGCATCGACCTGTCGGGCATCACCGGCACCGGCCCGCGCGGCCGGATCGTGAAAGCCGATGTCGAGGGGGCAAAGCCCGGCGCCGTCAAGCCCGCCGCAGTTTCCGCCACCGCGCCTACTGCGGCCCCGACCACGACTCCGGCCCCTGCGGCACAGGCACCAAAAGCACCTTCCGCCGACACCATCCTCAAAATGTATGCGGATCGCGAGACGACGGAAATGCCGCTGGACGGGATGCGCCGCACCATCGCCGCCCGGCTGTCCGAGGCCAAGCAGACCATCCCGCATTTCTATCTGCGCCGGTCTGCCAAGCTGGACGAGTTGATGACGTTCCGCGCCATGCTGAACAAGCAGCTTGAATCGCGGGGCGTGAAGCTGTCGGTCAACGACTTCATCATCAAGGCTTGCGCCCTGGCGCTGCAACAGGTGCCCGATGCCAATGCCGTCTGGGCCGGGGACCGGATCCTGAAGCTGAAGCCGTCGGACGTGGCCGTGGCCGTCGCGATCGAAGGGGGGCTGTTCACGCCCGTCCTGAAGGACGCGCACCAGAAAACCCTGTCAGCCCTGTCGGCCGAGATGAAGGATCTGGCAAACCGCGCCAAGACGAAAAAGCTTGCCCCCCATGAATACCAGGGCGGCAGCTTTGCGATCTCGAACCTCGGGATGTTCGGGATCGAGAACTTCGACGCCGTGATCAACCCCCCTCACGGCGCGATCCTGGCCGTGGGCGCGGGCATCCAGACCCCTGTCGTGGAAAAGGGCGAGGTCGTGGTGCGCAACGTCATGTCCATGACCCTGTCTGTCGATCACCGGGTCATTGATGGTGCCCTCGGCGCACAACTGTTGGAGGCCATCGTCAACCATCTGGAAAACCCGATGGGGATGCTGGCCTAA
- a CDS encoding FtsB family cell division protein, with protein sequence MSQRLSISATVLLALAVALGLYFAFAAVQGPSGILRRIQVEAETLELAAERDRLKAEVQEMQNLTRRMSDEYLDLDLLDERAREMLGLIRADEVILR encoded by the coding sequence ATGTCGCAGCGTCTTTCCATCAGCGCCACTGTTCTTTTGGCCCTGGCCGTCGCCCTGGGCCTGTATTTCGCGTTTGCCGCCGTGCAAGGCCCCTCGGGCATCCTGCGCCGCATCCAGGTCGAGGCGGAAACCTTGGAACTGGCCGCCGAACGCGACCGGCTGAAGGCAGAGGTGCAAGAGATGCAGAACCTGACCCGGCGGATGTCGGATGAGTATCTGGACCTTGATCTTCTGGACGAACGTGCCCGCGAAATGCTGGGCCTGATCCGCGCGGACGAGGTGATCCTGCGCTGA
- a CDS encoding type 1 glutamine amidotransferase domain-containing protein: MAKVLIMASDGFEQSELFVPLEKLKNGGHHVDIAAPEAGEITAWDKDDWGKSVTANMAISDVDAADYDALVLPGGVINPDNLRTDKTAIALIRSFADAGKPVAAICHAPWLLAEAGLAQGRRLTSFESIRTDMKNAGAEVVEEKVVVDRGIITSRKPDDLDAFVGAIEDVLR, encoded by the coding sequence ATGGCAAAGGTTCTGATCATGGCGTCGGACGGGTTCGAACAGTCCGAACTGTTCGTGCCACTTGAAAAGCTGAAGAATGGGGGCCACCACGTCGATATCGCCGCACCCGAGGCAGGCGAGATCACTGCCTGGGACAAGGACGACTGGGGCAAGTCCGTGACCGCGAACATGGCGATTTCGGACGTGGATGCAGCAGATTACGATGCCTTGGTGCTGCCCGGCGGCGTGATCAACCCCGACAACCTGCGCACCGACAAGACAGCCATCGCCCTGATCCGCAGCTTCGCCGATGCCGGAAAGCCTGTCGCCGCGATCTGCCACGCCCCTTGGCTGCTGGCCGAAGCCGGTCTGGCGCAGGGGCGGCGGCTGACCAGCTTTGAGTCGATCCGTACCGACATGAAGAATGCCGGGGCCGAGGTGGTGGAGGAAAAGGTCGTGGTGGACCGGGGCATCATCACCAGCCGCAAGCCGGATGACCTGGATGCATTCGTGGGCGCCATCGAGGATGTGTTGCGCTGA
- the pdhA gene encoding pyruvate dehydrogenase (acetyl-transferring) E1 component subunit alpha has protein sequence MARKPASAAETQPNVSRDELLQYYRDMLLIRRFEEKAGQLYGMGLIGGFCHLYIGQEAVVVGLEAATKEGDKRITSYRDHGHMLACGMEARGVMAELTGREGGYSKGKGGSMHMFSREKHFYGGHGIVAAQVPLGAGLAFADKYLGNDNVTFAYFGDGAANQGQVYETYNMAVLWDLPVIFVIENNQYAMGTSMKRSTRSNTLFGRGEAFGIPGEQVDGMDVLAVKAAGEKAVAHCRAGKGPYILEVMTYRYRGHSMSDPAKYRTREEVQKMRDERDAIEHVRELLLQGRHVSEDDLKAIDKDIKDIVNDSAEFAKESPEPALEELWTDIYAEDLPQGSAEEVA, from the coding sequence ATGGCCAGGAAGCCTGCTTCCGCCGCCGAGACGCAACCCAACGTGTCCCGCGACGAACTGCTGCAATATTACCGCGACATGCTGCTGATCCGCCGGTTCGAGGAAAAGGCGGGCCAGCTTTACGGCATGGGCCTGATCGGCGGATTCTGCCACCTGTATATCGGCCAGGAAGCGGTCGTCGTCGGCCTGGAAGCGGCCACGAAGGAAGGCGACAAGCGCATCACCTCGTATCGCGATCACGGGCATATGCTTGCCTGCGGGATGGAAGCGCGCGGCGTGATGGCCGAACTGACCGGGCGCGAGGGGGGATACTCCAAGGGCAAGGGCGGCTCGATGCACATGTTCAGCCGCGAAAAGCATTTCTATGGCGGCCACGGCATCGTGGCAGCCCAGGTGCCGCTGGGCGCAGGCCTGGCGTTCGCCGACAAATACCTGGGCAATGACAATGTGACATTCGCCTATTTCGGCGATGGCGCCGCGAATCAGGGCCAGGTTTACGAAACCTACAACATGGCCGTGCTGTGGGATCTGCCGGTGATCTTCGTGATCGAGAACAACCAGTATGCCATGGGCACCTCGATGAAGCGGTCCACCCGGTCCAACACGCTGTTCGGGCGGGGCGAGGCTTTTGGCATCCCGGGCGAACAGGTGGATGGCATGGACGTGCTGGCGGTCAAGGCGGCGGGCGAAAAGGCCGTCGCCCACTGCCGGGCGGGCAAGGGACCTTACATCCTTGAGGTGATGACCTATCGCTATCGCGGCCATTCGATGTCGGACCCGGCGAAGTACCGCACGCGCGAGGAAGTCCAGAAGATGCGCGACGAACGCGATGCCATTGAACACGTCCGCGAACTGCTGCTGCAAGGGCGCCACGTGTCCGAAGACGACCTGAAGGCCATCGACAAGGACATCAAGGACATCGTGAACGATTCCGCCGAGTTCGCCAAGGAAAGCCCGGAACCGGCGCTGGAAGAACTGTGGACCGACATTTACGCCGAAGACCTGCCCCAGGGCAGCGCCGAAGAAGTTGCCTGA
- a CDS encoding hypervirulence associated TUDOR domain-containing protein: protein MTKFRVGSKVEWDWGKGTATGKVAESFSDPVERTIKGAKVKRNADTENPAYLIEQDDGDRVLKSHSELRKAT from the coding sequence ATGACTAAATTCCGTGTCGGATCAAAGGTCGAATGGGATTGGGGCAAGGGAACCGCCACGGGCAAGGTTGCCGAATCCTTCAGCGACCCGGTCGAGCGCACCATCAAGGGCGCCAAGGTCAAGCGGAACGCCGACACGGAAAACCCCGCCTACCTGATCGAACAGGATGACGGTGACCGGGTGCTGAAAAGCCATTCCGAACTGCGCAAGGCGACATAA